A region of the Parasteatoda tepidariorum isolate YZ-2023 chromosome 7, CAS_Ptep_4.0, whole genome shotgun sequence genome:
ataaatattatacgCAAGCTTTTATCAATGTAATGGTTATGTTAATATTACGTGTTTGTTATTATCAATACAACTGTTACAGCTAATATTGTATGCAGGTAGTTAccgaaataatatttatttcacagagaaaaaaattctgttaaaattaccgtacaatggtaataacatttttggtaagaaaaagcataattctGGTTTATGAAGCCCACAATAATCGGAATTTAAACCAttgatttggtaatttttccgttcatatggtagcAGAAATTTCGCTGTACTTCGCTgtcatttactaaattttaccacatattataaaactatattttattgtaaattttaccaaaatcattacaaaaagcGCTTTGGTAGAAATTACTGGAGCTTTTGGGTGTTCTCATAAAGCctgaaacacgataaattttaccatgttgatagttttgatcatactttttttctcagtgtactaaTATTATATGTTGGTTATTTCTTATAATGGTTTATCATATAGGGataatttttatggttataTCTCTTATTATGCGCTGGTAATTACTAATATAATGGTTATgcatgaatataataatatattcctgttattagtattaaattggttacatatgaataatattatattctagTTATTACTAATATAATGGCTACAGCTGGTATTGCATGATTATGGTATGCTGGTATTGCAGCTGGTATTGCTGGTATAATGTTATTGTAATGTAATGTTGATGGATTAGAGTGCTTCAAAACTGGCatcttttctcaattttaattatacaaattatactaataaagttaatttaaaacataaaaatactttttccgtCTAAAAACACATACTCAGATTACATGTTCTAACTAAGgaaatgacaatttattttacacttttatgcaaaatttcatatttagaaactaaaattaaaattacgacaACAATGCAATAAGTGCTTGcaataacttttattcaaacaacttactccttaaaatttaaaccagGTTTAATGATATCGTATATCAACACAAGGTTCAGaagaataacatattttttaatcagattattgcaagttataatttaataaaattctttgttttaaataaatcatgttGTTTTTAGTGAATCGTGctgttttgaatgaaaattatttctttaatttgtaatataagTACTCTACTATCGTATTGTTagactttttacaaaaataaaataaagttttattttatgttgtgaaattgtattgaaaagaaatttatattattataaagcatacattttatgCCTTTAATGCgactgcaaaaaataaaataataatggtttttcaaaattttcctttatttttctttgaaaaatatattatattacttatatttacttaaataaaaacatatctttaaaaaaattatgcagcaaatttaatagcaattaataactttattttaatccaAAACAGAAATTTCTGCAACTCCTACTTCGgtaatcaaatttgaaaaaaaatttaacggaattatttaaaacttaaaataagtcCATGAATAATTTGCTGTATCAtcgtaaaaagaatttattaatttataaaaataaatatttgtttacaaatgaTCCACCAATTCTCCGATTCtctcatttattttctaaaaaaaactaatcgctgattagttttttttttcccatcttGTTCTTTTTCCCGTAACTGAAACAGCTATGCCGTGAATAATTCAAAGTAATGGTTGTTCTatcataattcatatttttatataatattggaATAATTCTAATCATATCTTCTTTTTCCTAGGATAACATagatttgtaaacaaatttcgAAACTTAGTTGCATTTAGTTATGCAATGATcggaaataaagataaataaataaaaactcctCTGTTTATAAGAAATGAGGTTATCGTCggataaaaatttgatgaacTTTGGAAAACATaggatgtttgaaatttaattcaagacaaaaaaatttttcatttcaaattctgaaaataaaatccgTTGAAAATCTGTTGTTCCTTAGATGAAActgtaaaaatgataaatacaatGGGGCCAAAATAATAACTCTACAGAGTATAGCTTCAAGAATATGTACTACgagaaaaatatctcaaatattaaattttttttgctttctcaccaaattaaagaaattaattaataatcatttaccTTCAAAGTTTTCAAGTCGTCGTTTAAAATATGTGGTATGGAGATATTCTTGTATAAAGTTTCCAGTAGTTTAATTCCAAACATCCTAATTGAACATCTCAGAGCAAAGAAATTCGACAGGCTGCCACAAACGCTGagaaaattttaccacatttatttaaatgagtttttttttctttcaaatatgacgaatcaatgtaattttttttccgtcttacttaaagaaattataGGAATTTAATTACTGACGAACACTAACCAACAATAATGGAAGAAAcgctttcagtttttgacatttttgttaaatttcttaggaaatatttaaaggattattttgtaacaatggAGGTGCTTAGTTCATCTGATTTTTCAtaagatttaaagcttttagaggtttgGAAGATCTACAATAAAGTACGAAAAAAAtcccttaaaaatttcttaggaaatatttaaaggattattttgtaactttggAGGTGCTTAGTTCATCTGATTTTTCAtaagatttaaagcttttagaggtttgGAAGATCTACAATAAAGTGCGAAAAAAAACAAGGAcctttgaacaccctatgcgaaaaaatcaagcaaaaaagaCTTGTAACCTGTATCGATtactttagttgttatttttaataactgcaaaaattttcgtaatcctagaataaatatttatgaagaaatggacatttttataaaagatttattttttcggATTGCGTGTTTTTGCTATAACTTCATAGatattcaaaagaattaaacaaaatttgtagagacatttaaaattaattacgaaattgttgttttaaaattttaaagaaattcgtAAAAAACTGCGCcagatatgagtatttaaattaGTTCCTTTATACTGTGCATGagtataagaaatttaaagttttttcagaattttgcagggaatcgtatttggcaactaatgataAAAGCTCTGTTTGAACATGTTAagaagtttcaagcaatttctAAGTAGTTTCgaactttttaaaggaaaactcAACACGATAATGGGTTATCCATAGATTTCCTcttgtactattaaacaagatttattaaaaataagaccaGCATTGTGGGGATCACCCCccataaatgtatgttttcttTTGAATGTTTTCTTTCTCTATACCATCGAAGTTTAATTTCCAGGCGATCATCGTAAGGTATTATTGTTGTTAAATTCtgtcttatgatacaaaataaaatatttgaaaaatccctgatcgttttgagctttcttttgaaaattaaaaaaacaacttggaaaattgtttgaaactttttaaaattttaagatactcAAATCAAATTGTTTATATTAGTAGCCAAATACGATTCTCTCATACTGATGAATAAAACTGACcagattatttcaaataatgattatttattacagtgatagaaaaatattaaaggtaaaatgaacttcattttatagaaatattactACTAAATTATAACTGAAGCATAAATTATTTgcagagcaaaaataaaaattaagccactaatatttattagtatcactaataaaagaataattttactgagaaaaaaaaacttaataattgaaaaaaagttatttttttagctttataagTCATTTCGAAAAAAAGGCTTTTCACTTAAGCATTTATACGAACTATTTTCTATGGATTTCTAAagattaaactataaaaataaaaagacggTATCACAAtgtaattattatcttttaatttaatttaaagctattGCTACATTAGATATTCATTTACtgtaatcataatttaaaacagatatttatgtaaaattatatttgcgggaaatgtaatgaaatattttgtcaaaactcataaaaaatatgtaatgattgtttttatttttcagaaacaacGCATCTTAATCAAAGTGGTAGCACGCGTGAGGAAATTCCTCCCATTACTGTTGTGAATTCCAGACTCCCCGAGGACGATTTAGCATCCAGAAATCCAAATTTCGAAAATAGGAGAGAACTTCTTCCAGGCAATAATAATAGAGACAGAGGATTCGATGATCGGGCTGATTCGGTACGTGATAATGATCGAAGCGAAGATGATAAAATGCCTAAAGGAGATAGTCGAGTTATACGACCTCCATCTCAGGAGGACGTAAGACTGAGAGACAGAGACAGTGATAGAGATGACagatacagaaatttaaatacgAGACGACGATGGGATGTTGACAAATATGATGATAGGGAAGATAGATATCGGGATAGAATACCCTATGATGATAGACACGTGGAAGACAGGAAAAGAGAAGATGATAGCTATGGACCAACAAGAGATAACAGAAATCGTGATAGAATAGTTGAGGAAGATAGGAGTGTAGATGATCGACGTGATCGGCGCAGAGGAGACGAAGGAAAGTACGACGATAAATCCTTTGAAGATAGATATCGAGATAGAATAACTGTTCAAAGATATCCAGATAAGAAAGAAGAAGACAGTGACCGTTATGATGATCGAGATAGAAGAATTAACAGAGATCGTTCTAGAGTATCTTCCGATGATGAATACTTTGAGAAATATCCAAATGAAGAGAGGAAGAGCAGAGATGATTTTCAAGATAGGCGAGTAAGAGAACATAGGTATCAAGACAGACAGACAGATGAAAAAAGACGGCTGTATCGTGATGAAGAAAGAAGTAGAGATGTTGCTGAAAGGTTTGATGAAAGATATCCAACAGAAAGAGGTAATGATAAAATACCAGAAAGCAGATATCGAGATGAATCTAGAAGAAGATATGATGATGACAGAGTTGAGGACTATGATAGGAGAAAATTGACTAAAGATGATGAATATCGCTACAGAGATAGATTTAGAGATGATGTTGTCCAACCTAGTCGCACACGCAGCAGAACAGATGATAGATATAATTATCGAGATGAAGCTGTAGATTCTTCCAGATACGATTCTAAAGAAGATCATTATCGCCCTGAAACTCGAGGCTCCGGCAGAGATTCAATACAGAGCAGTAGAACTGATTATGGCCCGACTCTTGAGGGAATAAAATATACGCGGCAAACTGAAAGCACAATAAACGATCGCCGGTATCTCAGTAGTGGCTCAAGATCTTATGTAGAAGATGATACATCAGATTTGAAAAGAGATGTGGGTATTGAAAATCGTgacaggaaaatttttaaagatgatgATTTAGATAAATTTCCTCGCCTTGATGGTAGAGATAGAATCGCTCCTACAAGAGTAAAAGATGATAGGTATATAACTCGAGAACCTGATGAAGACGCATATGCGTATGAAAGAAGAGTAGATGGATCTTATCAGAATAACAGGCGTCCCACTATAATAGATACAAAATACCAAGATGATGATGACCGATCTAGAAGAACACCAACTTCCACCAGAATAGAAAGTTCTAGGATATCTCCAAGTGGCAGAAGAGAATATTATGCAAGTGATGAAATTAAGCAACCATCAAAACTAGGAAACGATGAAATATCTTTAGAACGTAGATCATATTCACCTGAGGATGATGAATACAGACTTAGCAATGCAAATTCACGATCAAGACCAAATCAGCCTATCAGTACTCCATACGACGATAGAAGACGCGATTATCGTTCAGATgatccaaataaaaaatataccgaTGATGATGACTATGAGCGAAGCAGGCGCACTAATGTGCGAAGTAGGGATTCTACTCTAAGGGATGATGGTGTTAGATATGACAAAGACGGAAACAAAGAAGATCGGTATCGAGATGCTTCAAGTAGAGATAGATTCGACAGGGATGGACCTATAAATAGGGACGAACGCAGAGACAGAGATGGACCTATAAATAGGAACGAACGCAACAGAGAACAAGATGAATATAATCGAAAGAGAGATAAATTTGAAGATCCTAAATATGAAGATGACAGATATGATAGAAATCGAGATAGATATGATGACCGATATGAAGAAGACAGATACGATCGAAACAGAGATAGATATGATTACAGATATGCGGAAGATAGGTACGATCGAAACAGAGATAGATTTGTCGAGGACAGGCATGGAGAGGAACGGTATGACCGTACTAGAGATAGATATGATGAAAGCAGATATGATCGTGACAGAGATCGATATGATGATGGTGCTGAATATAAAGAGAGCAGTTTAGATAGAAATAGGAGTAAATATAATGATGACAGGTATGGGGATAGATATGACAACCCATCTGAACTAAAACCAAGTGATACATTACCAATACGAGAGGATAGAGATGGATCTCGTGACTTTTCTGGGACACGATTACGGAATACTTCACCACCCCGATCTGATGAACGAAAAGAAGGCTTTCTACCTCCATCAGATGGCTCCAAGAGACCTTTTCATTCAGATGTGGATGATCGAGGATTGAGCTCAAAGGATACAAGATTACGAGAGTCTTCTTTCTCATCCATCTCTGATTATGACGCAGATCGACCTCTTAGCGCAAAAGACGTTATCGATGCAGCACTTCGACAGGCAGAGAGCACTGATCTTGTccccaaaaaagttttttatccCGTTTTCGATCCAAGAATCTCTAATCTCACTTCATCAGACATAATTAGGCCCAGTGAAAGGAGGGGTATTACAATAAATTCGAGAAGACGACGAAAGCGTAAGACATATGTTGATTAAAtgaaatgcaataataaaaagcaaaaattgcttcttttgcTGTATATTAAGGTTTATACTTTGTtacttaataaaacaatatattcttaAGTCAATAGTTAAACTCATTCCAAGTTTAATCACTACAGAGATGCTACgagaaatgttaaataatttctcaaGATTTAACTTTATCCTTTCATATActtctaatattaaaacaaatccGTTAAAggacttcattaattttgcaataagaATTGTATTTCAAACGTTCTTTGACGATAATTATGTTTTCCTTTATAATATCATACTGGTGTAATtatcttgtaattttttccatgttaagaaatattgttttcattgtGTATAATACATTAATCGCAAATGTGCGCTTTGTCTTAGTGTCATGAACTGTATAAAAGTTTTTcctgtaataaatataaataaaacacagaCATTTGTTCTTTCAAATCCAAAAACAATTTCGataacaatgtaaaataaaatttttgaaaactacgtTTTTATAGAGGTGAaactaattatgtttttgtCAAAGGAACAAGGAAAAACGTCGTCACTTTCGAAGACGATATTGACTGGGTTATTGAGACCATGAATTTAGGTTACATAGGCCAGTTATAAACttctagtaaaaattttgaatactcaGAAAAAAGAATCAATGCAAACCGAATTAATCAGAAAAAGGAAATGATCTTAGACGTGGTTCTGGCCTTAAAGAATTgttatatacaccgaagagccattacattatgaccaccctgctaataacatgtaggaccacctttagccctcaaaactgctagcacccgccgtggcattgattccacaaggtgctgataggcagtctgaggtatctggtatcaagcgctcaccaactggtcctgcaattccctcacattgcgagggggtagcgtgacagcacgaatttggttttccaagtaggaccacaaattgtctattggattaaggtcaggtgaatttgagggccaagacatgacttgaaagtcactggaatgttcctcgaaccaatccatgacgattcgacccttgtgacatggtgcattatcctgttggtaaacaccatcccccgcaggaaaaactgttgccgtGAATGGGTGAAAATGGTCTGCAACtttgttcaagtagcttacagacgtcagggattgttctacgAGGATTATAGGTTCTAATGTGCTCCATGAAAACATAGTTCCTGGGCGAgtaaccatgaaaacctgggcgagcccattgttgtagatggagggtggtcataatgtaatggctcttcggtgtaaagTGATTAAGTGTATTTCTATTGAGGGTAACTTTTGCAaccatgtttttgtatttttaaaggaagAGAAAGGCTTtctctttcattaaaaactcaaaaacatGGTTACAAAAATTACCCTTACAAcgcagaaatgattttaaaaaaaagagaccaCATATGTTGATAACTGAATGGGATTCACGCTGTTTGAAAAATCTTCATCAAAAAGAAGCTGGACAAGTCATTTCCTTTCAGATTGAGTTTAAATCGACGTCGttcttataaaattctaaattcattcaccttttctgtataaattaactacttttctttgtctttcattttcagatagaataaaaaatatttgtatttttaacaggCAATGcttcaaagatttattttactgataaattttgattttctgacaaCATTAAAGTTTCCAATTAGCAAGTTCAAAGatattcaatcaattttactgttttttttttcttttgttacctttttatttttattttcatcattcttatttaataaaaaatagttaaataataagtagAATTATCAGTATCTCTTTTATTGTTCGAGTCAGTATCCCAGTCGTTTTATTTTCGtcgttttgtaaatttatttttcttttttttaagtttaaactaCGATAAATAACGTAACgtagacttaaaaaaattatcttttcgaAAAGAGTTCGTGCTaagatttaatcaaaatttcatgcACGTATCTGTTGTGTTTCAAGgtcaaaatatctaaatatatataaaaagctaATGATGTTGTCTCCATTTTCCACTGTCGGTACATTTTTATTGGTCGGAAAATTACATTGCAGGATTCACTTTTTCCACATTAATCTCCATATTTTTTTGATTGTCATCACCATAAAACCAATAAAAGGCattgttttcctataaaatatttttgtatcccaaatttttcatcattaatatttatttttcttttctttaatctgctattattattatgtttcagATTGttcattgttttctaaatttaagagTATGAAACTAAAAGAGTTGTTTCTTCTACAACGCAATTCTATGCTATAACCTTGTTACGCTGAATTTTGGGGTAAACTTACTTGAAtcgataatattaatatttttatgtgtaaattatattaatatactaatatgaTGTACTGTTAAAGCAAATCTTTCAATGATTTCGAACATAACGATCAGCTTCAAGCAAGATAAATCGGCAAGTTtggcaaatgaaaataaaaattaaaacacgtTTGGAAACAAACCATATGtagttttaatgttattttaagaaaattattgccAAGCAAAATTGTTTACGtacactaataaattttaatagaatcacatgaaaaaaatcataagaaatcCTACATACCcatcaaatttaattcaaacatagaatataaagaaatgaaaataaagaagtgGGAAAATCCCTTATAGtacatttatattacataaaatagaaCGGGGAATTCTTTATAggatatacactgtaaaaaacatCCCGTAAAATTCTCGATTTTAACCAGGCAGcagggcttttttttttcttttttcttttcttttttctaggAGAATGATCTTTCATTAAACAAGCATCTGaaaggcagatttgttggccattCTAAGGGCAGCTGAGTAAGTTGCGCacaactgtaaaaattacgaagaAAATCCGCAATCAGACTGGTTTTTTATCGTAACTAAACaagattttataacaaaaataaataaatctattgtCTCAACAGACTTTTACAATATGGGAGCAAATATTCCTTTGTGAAAGTTACGAAGTAAATTTGCACTAGCACCAAATGTGAATATTTCATGTCGGTACAATTTGTAACGAAAAAtaatcactgggattcgaatctggaTTACTTTATTTAGAGGTGCTCGCTCTAACCTCTAAGACATTGTGGTAGGTCACTTCTTCGATATAATGTGGTCGTAAACTggactttttaagcaaaaattaaaagaacttgttaaaattaactgattGTAATGCCGCCAATAACAGCACCtgtgaattcaatttttttttcaagtgcagtagataattttttaaatacaggtAATAGTTCATTTCTTACTACATGAGtcgcgatgactcaggggatagagctttagccttccaatgagactaacctggttcgaatcccagccaatgcgaattccgcatccgccTCGCACAGTGCTgccgtgaaatatcctcagtggaagacggatcatgggttagagtccccttgcagttaggctggttagctccatcaaaaagtcctccacgaaggcaaatttctctcaatactcgatccaggagttcctttgtcttctggattgggtacaaaattacaaggttacggagttgaaccttagtagtcgtaaaccgaaaattgggtcgactgttcaatgacgggtataaaatatttaacttacatACAAAGTGCTATTTcgtatatttataataacatatttacatatatattacatattaacataaatttagaaaaaaacatatgggaatatttataataatttatttacaaaatggtctttgtttcctttttttaaaacttcgaattttcaaaaaaagtgatGAGTGAGAAGCAATCCCAGGGTTTAATGAAAGGAGCGAACAGAGGAGGAAATTCGTGgtacttaaattaatatcaaattttaatcagaTGCGAACTTATGGGGGGGGGCAATGGGTATATGTTCCCctcaataattagaaaactCTTACACAAAGCCTCAATTTGTCg
Encoded here:
- the LOC107450637 gene encoding uncharacterized protein DDB_G0283697 is translated as MGSDEFRRHRLVDRCCNGVCFGIGFVVTLITLITMFWLVWFYFGLTIVQVSNSQRRALVDYSYVPPSTSSPNRNTPSEVPESSLNQISKLATVSSSFPRVDPTEVLEKKREILNGRSSSLAKGDFAARPRSNKTGDIDESRTALNREAEKKPNDEEDVSQRSPSSPNEKNEDKSIEKNHRNTTGIQHDERRNISSSSKSRIIPTEVNNSEFANEKTTHLNQSGSTREEIPPITVVNSRLPEDDLASRNPNFENRRELLPGNNNRDRGFDDRADSVRDNDRSEDDKMPKGDSRVIRPPSQEDVRLRDRDSDRDDRYRNLNTRRRWDVDKYDDREDRYRDRIPYDDRHVEDRKREDDSYGPTRDNRNRDRIVEEDRSVDDRRDRRRGDEGKYDDKSFEDRYRDRITVQRYPDKKEEDSDRYDDRDRRINRDRSRVSSDDEYFEKYPNEERKSRDDFQDRRVREHRYQDRQTDEKRRLYRDEERSRDVAERFDERYPTERGNDKIPESRYRDESRRRYDDDRVEDYDRRKLTKDDEYRYRDRFRDDVVQPSRTRSRTDDRYNYRDEAVDSSRYDSKEDHYRPETRGSGRDSIQSSRTDYGPTLEGIKYTRQTESTINDRRYLSSGSRSYVEDDTSDLKRDVGIENRDRKIFKDDDLDKFPRLDGRDRIAPTRVKDDRYITREPDEDAYAYERRVDGSYQNNRRPTIIDTKYQDDDDRSRRTPTSTRIESSRISPSGRREYYASDEIKQPSKLGNDEISLERRSYSPEDDEYRLSNANSRSRPNQPISTPYDDRRRDYRSDDPNKKYTDDDDYERSRRTNVRSRDSTLRDDGVRYDKDGNKEDRYRDASSRDRFDRDGPINRDERRDRDGPINRNERNREQDEYNRKRDKFEDPKYEDDRYDRNRDRYDDRYEEDRYDRNRDRYDYRYAEDRYDRNRDRFVEDRHGEERYDRTRDRYDESRYDRDRDRYDDGAEYKESSLDRNRSKYNDDRYGDRYDNPSELKPSDTLPIREDRDGSRDFSGTRLRNTSPPRSDERKEGFLPPSDGSKRPFHSDVDDRGLSSKDTRLRESSFSSISDYDADRPLSAKDVIDAALRQAESTDLVPKKVFYPVFDPRISNLTSSDIIRPSERRGITINSRRRRKRKTYVD